One window of Candidatus Paceibacterota bacterium genomic DNA carries:
- the rny gene encoding ribonuclease Y: MSLKIAFLLASIAGVVGVLIGYYLRLIISLGKKGSVELEVKNLLLEAKESAKKITVEAETKAAETMKELRLDMKEREDKIKSTEDRLIKKEDTLDKRQMDIDKEVESIKAKIVEIKDIKDKTEKIQEAKRGELEKIARLSTEDAKKELLDIVEKQSEEDIMVRMKKLETTGQEKLESKAKDILSTTIQRLAASVSSDMLSTSVAIPSDEIKGKIIGKEGRNIKTFERASGVEVIVDDTPGAITISSFDPIRRQVAKLALENLILDGRIQPAKIEEMVEKAKLEINKIIKEKGEQAAYECGVFNLDPRIISILGRLYFRTSYGQNVLQHSIEMSHIGGMLAEELGANVNIAKAGCLLHDIGKAVDHEVTGTHVEIGRRILQKFGADPLIVKAMEAHHGEYPYETIESVIVQTADAISGGRPGARRDSVENYLKRLGDLEAIANSFKGVEKSYALQAGREIRIFVTPADVTDVEAKTMARDIAVRIENELRYPGEIKVNVIRESRSIEFAR; encoded by the coding sequence ATGTCATTAAAAATAGCATTTCTCCTCGCGAGCATAGCCGGCGTCGTGGGAGTTCTCATCGGGTATTATCTCCGGCTCATCATCTCTTTGGGGAAGAAGGGATCGGTGGAACTTGAAGTCAAAAATCTTCTCCTCGAAGCAAAAGAAAGCGCAAAGAAGATAACCGTCGAAGCAGAAACGAAAGCTGCAGAGACAATGAAAGAGCTCCGCCTCGATATGAAGGAACGGGAAGACAAAATAAAGTCGACAGAAGACAGACTCATCAAAAAAGAAGATACGCTCGACAAGCGCCAGATGGATATCGACAAGGAAGTCGAATCTATCAAAGCAAAGATCGTCGAGATCAAAGATATAAAGGATAAGACAGAAAAAATCCAAGAGGCAAAACGAGGAGAGCTCGAGAAAATCGCCCGACTTTCTACAGAAGACGCGAAAAAAGAACTTCTTGATATTGTCGAGAAACAATCGGAAGAAGACATCATGGTCCGGATGAAAAAGCTCGAGACGACCGGACAAGAAAAACTTGAATCAAAAGCGAAAGACATTCTTTCAACAACCATTCAGCGTCTGGCTGCAAGCGTTTCTTCCGACATGCTCTCGACAAGCGTTGCCATCCCCTCGGATGAGATCAAAGGAAAGATCATCGGAAAAGAAGGACGAAATATCAAGACATTTGAGCGAGCTTCCGGAGTTGAAGTTATCGTTGATGATACTCCAGGAGCAATTACTATTTCCTCATTTGATCCGATTCGGCGCCAAGTCGCGAAGTTAGCCCTCGAGAACCTCATTCTCGACGGAAGAATCCAGCCTGCAAAGATCGAGGAGATGGTAGAAAAAGCGAAACTGGAAATCAACAAAATCATCAAAGAGAAGGGTGAGCAAGCTGCGTACGAATGCGGAGTGTTTAATCTTGACCCTCGCATCATTTCCATCCTTGGACGACTCTATTTCAGAACAAGTTACGGCCAAAATGTGCTCCAACACTCGATTGAAATGTCTCATATCGGAGGAATGCTCGCAGAAGAGCTTGGCGCAAATGTAAACATTGCGAAAGCAGGATGTCTCCTTCACGACATTGGAAAAGCGGTAGACCATGAAGTGACCGGTACTCACGTCGAGATCGGACGAAGAATTCTCCAGAAATTCGGCGCTGATCCTCTCATTGTGAAAGCGATGGAAGCGCATCATGGAGAATATCCATACGAAACAATTGAATCTGTCATCGTCCAGACAGCAGATGCTATCTCTGGTGGACGCCCAGGAGCACGACGAGACTCTGTCGAGAACTACTTGAAACGATTGGGAGACCTAGAAGCTATCGCGAATAGCTTTAAAGGCGTTGAAAAGTCATATGCTCTTCAGGCAGGACGAGAAATACGAATATTCGTCACTCCGGCTGATGTCACGGACGTAGAAGCTAAAACTATGGCTCGGGATATAGCCGTTCGAATAGAAAACGAGCTCCGCTACCCAGGAGAAATCAAGGTAAATGTCATCCGGGAATCACGTTCTATTGAATTTGCGAGGTAA
- the clpP gene encoding ATP-dependent Clp endopeptidase proteolytic subunit ClpP, with the protein MSILIPTVIEKTSMGERAYDIYSRLLKERIIFLGGPIEDTVANIVIAQLLFLESEDPKKDVQLYINSPGGSVTATLAMLDTMNHIKPDVSTVCVGMAASGAAVLLSAGAKGKRFTLPNAEVMIHQPWGGAEGRASDIEITAKHILKTRANLNRILAKNTGKPLAQVEKDVDRDYFMSAEEAKKYGVVDKIYEPTKASDK; encoded by the coding sequence ATGTCCATACTAATCCCCACTGTTATTGAAAAGACCTCAATGGGCGAACGAGCCTATGATATTTATTCGCGACTTCTCAAAGAGCGTATCATTTTCCTCGGCGGGCCTATCGAAGATACAGTAGCAAATATCGTCATTGCCCAGCTTCTCTTCCTCGAATCAGAAGACCCCAAAAAAGATGTCCAGCTCTATATCAATTCTCCCGGAGGTTCTGTCACGGCGACGCTCGCAATGCTCGACACTATGAACCACATCAAGCCTGACGTTTCGACGGTCTGTGTAGGAATGGCGGCATCTGGTGCAGCAGTGCTTCTCTCTGCCGGAGCAAAAGGAAAGAGATTTACTCTTCCAAATGCTGAAGTGATGATCCATCAGCCATGGGGAGGAGCAGAGGGACGAGCTTCCGATATTGAAATCACGGCAAAACATATTTTGAAAACCCGGGCGAATCTAAACAGGATTCTTGCAAAAAATACCGGGAAGCCGTTAGCGCAAGTCGAAAAAGACGTCGATCGAGACTATTTCATGTCAGCAGAAGAGGCGAAAAAATACGGAGTGGTAGATAAAATCTACGAACCAACGAAAGCCTCGGATAAATAG